A stretch of Zonotrichia albicollis isolate bZonAlb1 chromosome 32, bZonAlb1.hap1, whole genome shotgun sequence DNA encodes these proteins:
- the UBL5 gene encoding ubiquitin-like protein 5 encodes MIEVVCNDRLGKKVRVKCNPEDSIRDLKKLIAAQTGTRWDKIVLKKWYTIFKDHVTLGDYEIHDGMNLELYYQ; translated from the exons aTGATCGAGGTCGTGTGCAACGACCGCCTGGGCAAGAAGGTTCGGGTGAAATGCAA CCCCGAGGACTCGATCCGGGACCTGAAGAAGCTGATAGCGGCACAGACCGGCACGCGCTGGGACAAGATCGTGCTCAAAAAATG GTACACGATCTTCAAAGACCACGTCACGCTTGGGGACT ATGAGATCCACGACGGGATGAACCTGGAGCTCTACTACCAATAG